The following nucleotide sequence is from Pseudomonas putida S13.1.2.
TGCCGCGATGTCAACAAGGCATTGGGTGACGGCTACCCGCTGTTTACCAAGGGCCGTTTCATGCGTACCGGCAAGGACCGGGTTGAGGTTGGTGCGGTCAACGAACCGGTCTCCGTCGGCCAGGCGCGGGTATGCCCACGCGACATCGTGGTCGCCGACGCCAACGGCGTGCTCGTGGTGCCACGCGGGCGCGCCCGTGACGTAGCCCAGCTTGCCCGCCAGATCGAGAGGGTCGAGGCCGATATCCGCACAGCCATCAGCCAGGGCAAAACCCTGAAGCAAGCTCGCGAGGACCTTGGATACCACACCTTGCAACGCAAAGCGTAAGCGCCGCAGCGCCAACCGCTTGCAGACCTGTCGCTGGGTTACCCGCCGATTGCCAGCTCTGGCTATTTGGGCAGAGCCGGCCAGCGCGTTTCAAACAAACGGCCATGCCCGCAAGGCATAGCTGTTAGATCTTTGGCAGGTCTTCCGTCACACCATCGCTGTGCAAAGCTGTACCCGAGTTGGCAAAACAATAACAACAAGGGTAGCGATCATGAATGCAGATATGAGCACGGCTCGTCCGTTGACTCGCAAAGAGCGTACAACTGCAATTGTAGGTGTCTGTTCCGGCAACCTGGTGGAGTGGTACGACTTCTTCATCTATGCCTACACATCAATCTATTTCGCCTCACTGTTCTTTCCGGCGGGCGATCAGACCAGCCAGCTATTAGCCACCGCCGGTATATTTGCGGTCGGTTTCTTCATGCGCCCGCTGGGTGGCTGGATATTCGGTTACATCGCCGATACGCGTGGTCGCAAGATATCGATGATCATCTCCGTGTTCATGATGTGCGGTGGGTCACTGATGATCGCTGTCATGCCAACTTACGCCACTGTCGGTGTCGCGGCGCCGGTCCTGTTGGTAGTCGCCCGCTTGATGCAAGGGCTGTCGGTCGGTGCAGAGTATGGCACCGGCGCGACCTACATCAGTGAGGTCTCACGCGCTGGGCGCCGCTCGTTCTATGGCTCGTTCCAGTACATGACCATTATCGCAGGGCAACTGCTGGCGCTGTTGACGGTGGCAGTGCTGCAACTGGTGCTGTCTGAACAGGACCTGAAAGCCTGGGGTTGGCGAGTGCCGTTCCTGATTGGCGCGCTGGCCTCGATCGTGGTGGTGTACCTGCGCCGGACCATGCGCGAAACAGCCACTGCGCAAGGTATGAAGAGCAAGGAGGCGGGTTCGCTCAGGGGCCTCATGCAACACAAGCGCGCTGTACTGCTGACTTTCACCATTACCATCGGCTGTTCTCTGTACTTCTATACTTTCACGGCCTACATGCAGAAATTCCTGGTGGTCAGCGTCGGTATTCCGGCACCGACAGTGAGCATCATCATGGCTTCGGCGCTGGTGATCTTCATGTTTGCCCAGCCGGTTTTCGGCATGCTTGCGGACAAGATCGGCGTACGCCGCAACATGATAATTTTCGGTCTGCTGTCCACGTTCCTGGTCATACCCCTGTTGTCAGCGATCAAGTCTGTTCAGGACCCGCTGAGTGCATTCGCGCTGGTGGTCGCCGGGTTGCTCATTGCAGCCTTCTATACGCCGGTTACTGGCGTGCTGAAAGCAGACTTCTACCCGCCAACCGTTCGGGCCCTTGGTGTAGGGCTCCCTTATGCGGTAGGTGCGGCAATGTTCGGGGGTTCCGCTGAATACGTAGCACTGAGCTTCCGCTCGCTGGGCATGGAGGAGTACTTCTATCTGTATGTCGCGGCTATCGCTGCCATCACCCTTGTTTCCTCCCTGTTGATGCCAGACCTCTCCAGACATGGCTACCTGGATGGTGATGGCAAGGTCGAGGAGAACATTGGGGTGCGCAAGTTCATGGGAGGCAAATCCACGCCATCCCACATCAGCCATTGAGGTGAGGCGAGCATGAATAGCGAAGCGAAGAAGATCGTACGCTTCGACGTCTGGTACCACCCGGTGATGGCCCAGACGCTCGAAGCTTCAGCCAATGTGGTGTTGCAAACCGTACCGCGTGACCAGGCGCCCGCGCTGATCATGCAAGCGCTGCGCAGTTGCCAGGTGTACCAAGTGCCATCCGCACGCGATGAGCTTCCGCCTGAATGGCGTGTGACGGAACGTCTACTCAACCAACTGCCAAACCTGCTTTGTGTCTCAACCAATGGGGCCGGTTATGACACCGTCGACGTCGATGCCTGCACCCGTGCCGGCGTTCTGGTAGTGAACCAGTCCGGTGCCAATGCCCAATCGGTAGCAGAGGCAACCATCGGGCTGATGCTCGACAGTGCGCGGCGCATCAGCGAATCGGATCGGCGGTTGCGCAGGGATCGAGGTTTCTCTCGCGAAGATTTGATGGGCTTCGAGCTTTCAGGAAAAACGCTGGGTCTGGTCGGTATCGGTGAGATAGGTACACGGGTAGCACGTATCGCCCACGCCCTGGGCATGTGGGTCATCGCCCATGATCCGTTACTGACAAGCGAGCTGATCGATCAGCGAGGCGCAACAGGCTGCGAACTCAAGACGCTTTTGCAGCAGAGTGATGTCGTGTCGTTACATTGCCCCCGCCTGGCTTCGACGCTGAACATGATGAACGCAACAACGTTTGCGTCGATGCGCAAGGGCGCCATTTTCATCAATACGGCGCGTGGCGGCCTGCATGACGAGGCCGCACTTTATGCGGCGCTGGCCTGTGACCACCTTGGGGGGGCGGGTATCGACGTCTGGGACGAAGAGCCGCCAGCCCTCGATCATCCATTGCTTGGGCTTGATAACGTGGTAGGCCTGTATCACACCGCAGGTGTAACACGCGAGGCCCGTCTGCGCATGGGGCTATGGGCAGCGGAGCAAATTCTGCAGGTGCTGCGCGGGGAGGAGGGGCCACGTATGGTCAACCCGCAAGTGTTTGCAGCCTATCGACAACGGCTCCAGGCCAGCAATCATTCGTCAGCCTAGGGTTCATCGGGAGGCGCCCTGGCGGATCAACTGATTCGCCAGGCGTATTACGCCGATCAGGACGAAACCTGCCAGCACCCCCTCCAGGCGGATGAACCCGGGCGCAGGGCTGACGTTGACGTAAGTATCAGGCACCATCACTACCAGATACACGAGGGAAAATTGGGTGCCGGCGTAAGCGTATGAGCGGTTACTGTTCTCGATGTGCCGCCCGACCATCACGCCGATGCACATTGCCAGGGTCATGGCGATCCAGTTCGAGCCTACCAGCCATAAAGCCAGCCCCGCACAGGCAGCGCCCGCGCAGCAGCCTGCCAGGCGATGAACATTGCGCAGCGTGACTGCGCGGCTACCTGGCAAAAGCGCCCCCGGTGGCACCATCATCACGGCCATGACGGTGATAGCTGCCTGGCTCAATCCCCCCACTTCCAGCCAGATACCCGAGGAAGGGATCAACGCCAACGCCAGGCCTGCCTGCAGCACATGACGTAGCAGGCAACGGTCAAGGTCCGGTTCGTTCACGCGGGCGCCAGATCGGGAAGATAACGCACCATCGGGAAACATCTTGCGTACAGTCCGGCCGGAGAGCATGGCTACGAACCAGCAGGCAAGGGTGCCGCATGCCACTTCCTCCAGGCGGGTTCTGGCTATCTCGATCACGGATGGGCCGCCCGTCGCGTCAAATCCAGAGATAGCCACCATGGCGAATGTCAGTCCGGCAAACAGCCAGGCGTAACCATGCTCATGGCGGATGGCGCACCACAGCGTGCCTGCGCCGACCAGCCCTATGACGGGACCAAGCCAATGCACGCTGATTTGCAGTTGAGTCAGTAGCGCTGCTGCGGCCAAGCCGCCTGCGGCAGTGCCGATGATCCGGAGCCCGCCACGGTAAACGCAGTCGTGCAGACTTGAACGCATCACCATGTAGCCACTGAAAGCAGCCCAGCCGACATTATCGACAGCCAGATAATGCGCCATGCCGATAGCCAACAACACGGACAGCAGCGTCTCGGCTTCGTCCAGCAAGCGTTGGGGGAGGCGGTCCGGGTTGGAGAACTCTTTACGGATCCCCTGGGTGAACTGCGCGAAGCTCGACCACAGCGTGAATCTGAATGGCATGATCTAGGTCCTGATCCTTTCCGTCCGGGCGTGCTTGCAGACAGGATAGGTCAAGGATGATTGCGGTGGCCTGAGCACCAGAGCGCGCGTTGATGAGGTCGCAGCACTGCATTGCACGCCTGCAGGATGTGCTCCTGGATCCAGGTTTCATCGAAAGGCGCCTTGCTGAGCCGCAGGCTGTTGGCGCTTTCGATAATCGCAACGATCGCCACCGAGGCTTTGGAGGGGTCATCCACGCGGTACTGACCTGTCGCACAACCTTTCTGAATGATGCATTCCACAGGCTGGGCCAGCCGTGCACTCGCCCGGTCCAGCCAGCGCCGGTGGCTGGCTTCAAGGTGCCTGACCTCGTGTCGCAGGATCAAATCTTCCTGTGGGACGGTGACTTGCCGATCGAGCGAGAAACACACATATCCCTTCAGGTCGCGTGGGCATACGCTCGCATGCCACGCCTGAAGACGTTTTTCGACGATGTCCAGGACCACATTGAGCAGGAGATCCTGTTTGCAGTCGACGTGATGGTAAAGGCTGCCTGGGAGTATTCCGACACGTTGCGCCAGTTTTCGCATGGTCATGGCGGTATAGCCTATTTCAACCATCAGCTCTGACGCGGCCTGCGTGACAGGTGGAGGGCATGTACGGGCGGCGTCAACCATACGCCGGCAACCTGGATAGGGCACGCAGCAGCCGGCAGATCAAGCGCTTGCAGCACTTGCGCGGTGGCAGGGCTGCGCCATTCATCAACCACATAC
It contains:
- a CDS encoding hydroxyacid dehydrogenase, giving the protein MNSEAKKIVRFDVWYHPVMAQTLEASANVVLQTVPRDQAPALIMQALRSCQVYQVPSARDELPPEWRVTERLLNQLPNLLCVSTNGAGYDTVDVDACTRAGVLVVNQSGANAQSVAEATIGLMLDSARRISESDRRLRRDRGFSREDLMGFELSGKTLGLVGIGEIGTRVARIAHALGMWVIAHDPLLTSELIDQRGATGCELKTLLQQSDVVSLHCPRLASTLNMMNATTFASMRKGAIFINTARGGLHDEAALYAALACDHLGGAGIDVWDEEPPALDHPLLGLDNVVGLYHTAGVTREARLRMGLWAAEQILQVLRGEEGPRMVNPQVFAAYRQRLQASNHSSA
- a CDS encoding FUSC family protein; amino-acid sequence: MPFRFTLWSSFAQFTQGIRKEFSNPDRLPQRLLDEAETLLSVLLAIGMAHYLAVDNVGWAAFSGYMVMRSSLHDCVYRGGLRIIGTAAGGLAAAALLTQLQISVHWLGPVIGLVGAGTLWCAIRHEHGYAWLFAGLTFAMVAISGFDATGGPSVIEIARTRLEEVACGTLACWFVAMLSGRTVRKMFPDGALSSRSGARVNEPDLDRCLLRHVLQAGLALALIPSSGIWLEVGGLSQAAITVMAVMMVPPGALLPGSRAVTLRNVHRLAGCCAGAACAGLALWLVGSNWIAMTLAMCIGVMVGRHIENSNRSYAYAGTQFSLVYLVVMVPDTYVNVSPAPGFIRLEGVLAGFVLIGVIRLANQLIRQGASR
- a CDS encoding TetR/AcrR family transcriptional regulator, which produces MVDAARTCPPPVTQAASELMVEIGYTAMTMRKLAQRVGILPGSLYHHVDCKQDLLLNVVLDIVEKRLQAWHASVCPRDLKGYVCFSLDRQVTVPQEDLILRHEVRHLEASHRRWLDRASARLAQPVECIIQKGCATGQYRVDDPSKASVAIVAIIESANSLRLSKAPFDETWIQEHILQACNAVLRPHQRALWCSGHRNHP
- a CDS encoding MFS family transporter: MSTARPLTRKERTTAIVGVCSGNLVEWYDFFIYAYTSIYFASLFFPAGDQTSQLLATAGIFAVGFFMRPLGGWIFGYIADTRGRKISMIISVFMMCGGSLMIAVMPTYATVGVAAPVLLVVARLMQGLSVGAEYGTGATYISEVSRAGRRSFYGSFQYMTIIAGQLLALLTVAVLQLVLSEQDLKAWGWRVPFLIGALASIVVVYLRRTMRETATAQGMKSKEAGSLRGLMQHKRAVLLTFTITIGCSLYFYTFTAYMQKFLVVSVGIPAPTVSIIMASALVIFMFAQPVFGMLADKIGVRRNMIIFGLLSTFLVIPLLSAIKSVQDPLSAFALVVAGLLIAAFYTPVTGVLKADFYPPTVRALGVGLPYAVGAAMFGGSAEYVALSFRSLGMEEYFYLYVAAIAAITLVSSLLMPDLSRHGYLDGDGKVEENIGVRKFMGGKSTPSHISH